From Acidithiobacillus sp., the proteins below share one genomic window:
- a CDS encoding helix-turn-helix transcriptional regulator — MQKPIIPERKIEQLSEVIKAMSHPLRYKIICLLGRGEMSMQSLVEAINTSHSNASQHLALLQDSGLVLVRRVASRVYFRIRDQRTLRLLAMSHHVLA, encoded by the coding sequence ATGCAAAAGCCCATTATTCCCGAACGCAAGATTGAGCAGCTTTCCGAGGTGATCAAAGCCATGTCTCATCCTTTGCGGTACAAGATTATCTGCCTGCTGGGACGAGGCGAAATGAGCATGCAAAGCCTCGTGGAAGCCATCAATACCAGCCACAGCAATGCATCGCAGCATCTTGCCTTACTGCAGGACAGCGGTCTGGTGCTGGTACGACGGGTAGCCAGTCGGGTGTACTTTCGCATCCGTGATCAGCGCACCTTGCGTCTGCTGGCCATGAGCCACCACGTCCTCGCCTAA
- the efp gene encoding elongation factor P, with protein MKISAFDIRPGNILEHEKGLWRVLKTDFVKPGKGGAFVQVEMKNIETGTKSNTRFRSGESMEKAVVEPRTMQYLYADATGYVFMDNENFEQIILSEDLLEGQTGYLLPNTEIQVNLHNERPIGVELPPVVTLEVVEADPAIKGQTATGSYKSARMETGITVMVPQFVNAGEKIRVNTVDGSYIDRA; from the coding sequence ATGAAGATTTCCGCCTTTGATATCCGCCCAGGCAATATTCTGGAACATGAAAAAGGGCTTTGGCGTGTACTCAAAACCGATTTCGTGAAACCCGGCAAGGGCGGCGCCTTCGTACAGGTCGAGATGAAGAATATTGAGACGGGTACCAAGTCCAATACGCGTTTCCGCTCTGGAGAAAGCATGGAGAAGGCCGTCGTCGAGCCTCGTACCATGCAGTATCTATACGCAGATGCCACCGGCTATGTCTTTATGGACAACGAGAACTTCGAGCAGATCATCCTCAGTGAGGATCTGCTCGAAGGACAAACCGGCTATCTCTTGCCCAATACCGAAATCCAGGTCAACCTGCATAACGAAAGGCCCATTGGCGTTGAATTGCCGCCTGTGGTTACTTTGGAGGTGGTTGAAGCCGACCCCGCCATTAAGGGACAAACCGCTACCGGCTCCTATAAGTCCGCACGTATGGAAACCGGCATTACAGTTATGGTGCCACAGTTTGTAAATGCGGGTGAAAAAATCCGGGTGAATACGGTAGACGGCAGTTACATCGACCGCGCCTGA
- the dusA gene encoding tRNA dihydrouridine(20/20a) synthase DusA: MDKILSVAPMLDWTDRHCRYFLRLVCPSCVLYTEMVTTSALLLGRDPERFLEFSAAEHPLILQLGGDDPAAMHSVAAMAHAYGYDGLNLNVGCPSPRVQKGRFGACLMATPELVAELVAAMGESGLPVSVKHRLGLDREEDYAALRAFIETVAVAGCRHFIVHARNAWLKGLSPAENRDVPPLRWDWVHQLKKDMPHLTIEINGGFNDLAAVTAQFAAVDGVMIGRAAYHHPLLLAEIERAIGRRETLPEPEVILSGLMEYAEQWGEALPARRLSRHLHGLRFGQNGAGAWRHFLGTVELGESAAAFLRRGMSLLS; encoded by the coding sequence ATGGATAAAATTCTCTCCGTAGCCCCCATGCTCGATTGGACAGACCGCCATTGTCGATATTTTCTGCGCCTGGTATGCCCTTCCTGTGTGCTTTATACCGAGATGGTCACCACCAGTGCGCTTCTTCTGGGACGTGACCCTGAGCGATTTCTCGAATTCTCTGCGGCGGAGCACCCCCTGATTTTGCAGTTGGGAGGGGATGATCCGGCGGCGATGCATTCGGTCGCAGCGATGGCGCATGCCTATGGCTATGACGGCCTCAACTTGAATGTGGGTTGCCCCTCGCCGCGCGTGCAGAAGGGCCGCTTTGGGGCCTGTCTGATGGCGACACCTGAGTTGGTCGCCGAGCTAGTGGCAGCTATGGGCGAAAGTGGCTTGCCCGTCAGCGTCAAACATCGTCTCGGTCTGGATCGGGAAGAGGATTACGCGGCGCTGCGTGCTTTCATCGAAACCGTCGCAGTGGCGGGCTGCCGACACTTCATTGTTCATGCGCGTAACGCTTGGCTGAAGGGCCTCAGTCCGGCTGAAAATCGTGACGTGCCGCCTTTGCGCTGGGATTGGGTGCATCAGTTGAAAAAAGATATGCCGCATCTAACCATCGAGATCAATGGAGGCTTTAACGATTTGGCGGCGGTAACGGCGCAGTTTGCCGCAGTGGATGGGGTAATGATCGGGCGTGCGGCCTACCATCATCCCTTACTATTGGCGGAAATTGAACGTGCCATAGGGCGCAGGGAGACCCTGCCAGAACCAGAAGTGATCTTATCCGGATTGATGGAATATGCGGAACAGTGGGGGGAGGCGTTGCCTGCGCGGCGGTTAAGCCGCCATTTGCATGGGCTGCGCTTTGGGCAAAATGGCGCGGGAGCGTGGCGTCATTTTCTGGGTACAGTTGAACTCGGTGAGAGCGCCGCAGCGTTTCTGCGGCGCGGTATGTCGCTGTTAAGTTAG
- the uvrC gene encoding excinuclease ABC subunit UvrC codes for MDAEPIENAQRGIETAETSFVLGDFLRTLTSQPGIYQMVGSGSRLLYVGKARNLKRRVSSYFQKQRHSPKTLAMLAQVKRVEVVVTHTETEALVLEANLIKRHHPPYNILLRDDKSYPYLFIESSHDTPRMSLHRGAQKGKGHYFGPYPAVTALRESMVLLQKAFRLRTCEDHTFYHRRRACLQYQIRRCSGPCVGHVSGEDYARDVADTIRFLEGKSDEAIRSLGARMQAAAEQLDFEEAARCRDQIAALSKIQERQYVAQAGGGDFDVLAAAQENGQWVVYVSFIRNGRQLGGRSIFPRHTEEMRAPDVLAAFLMQFYHNKEVPGNLLVNVLPRSPTSLAEALSSEAGHRVMIDQPQRGPRRRWMALAFTNAVGALRQRAQTATAGRRRMLLLQELFDLAEAPQRVECFDISHTRGEAAVASCVVFGEDGALKHAYRRFNIRDIQGGDDYAAIEQAVHRRYARLQKEGLPLPEIVLIDGGPGQVARAQVALDALEIACIQLCGVAKGTTRRPGLEMLHIPGWAAARQFDDDDPVLLVIQEIRDEAHRFAITGHRARRGKARQESDLDGVAGIGPKRRVALLRAFGGLRGVRDAGIEDLQRVEGIHLELAQRIYDFFHVGRA; via the coding sequence ATGGATGCTGAACCCATAGAAAACGCCCAGAGAGGTATTGAGACGGCGGAAACGTCTTTCGTTCTGGGCGACTTTCTGCGTACGCTAACCAGTCAGCCCGGTATTTACCAGATGGTCGGCTCCGGTAGCCGCCTGCTCTATGTGGGCAAGGCCCGCAATCTCAAACGCCGCGTCAGTTCTTACTTTCAGAAGCAGCGCCACAGTCCCAAAACGCTGGCGATGCTGGCGCAGGTAAAACGGGTCGAAGTGGTAGTGACCCACACCGAAACCGAAGCGCTGGTGCTGGAAGCCAATCTCATCAAGCGCCACCACCCACCGTACAATATCCTGCTGCGCGATGATAAGAGTTACCCCTACTTGTTCATAGAAAGCAGTCACGACACGCCGCGCATGAGCCTGCATCGGGGCGCCCAGAAAGGCAAAGGGCACTACTTCGGCCCGTATCCGGCCGTCACTGCGCTGCGCGAGAGTATGGTGCTGTTACAGAAAGCCTTTCGCTTGCGGACCTGCGAGGATCATACCTTTTACCACCGCCGCCGGGCTTGTTTGCAGTACCAGATTCGCCGTTGCAGCGGCCCCTGTGTTGGGCATGTCAGCGGAGAGGACTACGCGCGGGATGTGGCGGACACCATCCGCTTTCTGGAAGGGAAAAGTGACGAGGCGATCCGCAGTCTGGGGGCGCGCATGCAGGCGGCGGCGGAGCAACTGGATTTCGAGGAGGCAGCGCGGTGCCGTGATCAGATTGCCGCTTTGTCCAAGATTCAGGAGCGTCAGTATGTGGCGCAGGCAGGTGGCGGCGATTTCGATGTGCTGGCAGCAGCACAAGAGAATGGGCAGTGGGTGGTGTATGTCAGTTTTATCCGCAATGGACGACAATTGGGCGGACGTTCTATTTTTCCGCGCCATACGGAAGAAATGCGTGCGCCAGATGTGCTCGCGGCCTTCCTCATGCAGTTTTACCATAATAAAGAGGTGCCGGGGAATCTGCTGGTCAATGTGCTGCCGCGTTCGCCGACCTCACTCGCTGAGGCGCTGAGCAGCGAAGCCGGACATCGGGTCATGATTGATCAGCCGCAGCGCGGTCCGCGCCGGCGCTGGATGGCGTTGGCGTTCACCAACGCTGTGGGAGCGTTGCGCCAAAGAGCGCAGACCGCCACCGCCGGACGGCGGCGTATGCTCCTGCTGCAGGAGCTTTTCGACCTCGCAGAGGCACCGCAGCGCGTAGAGTGCTTTGACATTAGCCATACACGCGGTGAAGCGGCGGTGGCATCTTGTGTGGTTTTCGGTGAAGATGGGGCGCTGAAGCATGCGTATCGCCGCTTCAATATCCGGGACATCCAGGGTGGGGACGATTACGCGGCTATAGAGCAGGCTGTGCATCGCCGTTACGCGCGTTTGCAAAAAGAAGGTTTGCCCTTGCCGGAGATCGTCCTTATTGACGGCGGTCCCGGGCAGGTAGCCCGGGCGCAGGTGGCTTTGGACGCATTGGAGATAGCGTGTATTCAGTTATGTGGAGTCGCGAAAGGGACGACGCGGCGTCCGGGGCTGGAGATGCTGCATATTCCCGGATGGGCCGCAGCGCGACAATTTGACGATGATGACCCAGTATTACTGGTGATTCAGGAAATACGCGACGAAGCCCATCGTTTTGCCATTACTGGTCATCGGGCGCGGCGTGGCAAGGCGCGACAGGAGTCTGATCTGGATGGCGTCGCCGGGATCGGACCCAAACGGCGAGTCGCGCTGTTACGCGCGTTTGGCGGTTTGCGGGGCGTTCGCGACGCCGGTATAGAGGATTTGCAGCGCGTAGAAGGCATTCATCTGGAGCTCGCGCAGCGGATATATGATTTCTTTCACGTAGGACGTGCCTGA
- the pgsA gene encoding CDP-diacylglycerol--glycerol-3-phosphate 3-phosphatidyltransferase → MIKRLPNFLTVLRILLVPIFVVLFYWGSDVRTLAATGVFAVAAITDWADGYLARRYQGVSPFGTFLDPVADKIMVATALVLIASSGEMPKILAGVLISVIIGREITVSALREWMAELGERRKVAVSWLGKAKATTQMISILLLVYERPLFGLSGRNLGIVLLIVAAAMTLWSMVGYLRIAWPSLMASDVRLDKDR, encoded by the coding sequence GTGATAAAACGGCTGCCCAATTTTCTGACAGTTCTGCGCATCTTGCTGGTGCCTATTTTTGTGGTGCTCTTTTACTGGGGGAGCGATGTGCGCACTTTGGCCGCCACCGGCGTTTTTGCGGTGGCGGCGATTACGGATTGGGCCGATGGCTATCTGGCGCGGCGCTATCAGGGCGTGTCCCCCTTTGGTACCTTCCTGGACCCGGTTGCAGACAAAATCATGGTGGCCACTGCACTGGTGCTCATCGCGTCTTCGGGGGAGATGCCAAAGATACTTGCGGGGGTTCTGATCAGTGTGATTATTGGCCGGGAAATCACGGTGTCGGCGCTGCGTGAGTGGATGGCAGAACTGGGGGAGCGCAGAAAGGTGGCCGTCTCCTGGCTGGGCAAGGCGAAGGCGACTACGCAGATGATTTCGATCCTGCTCCTGGTCTACGAACGACCGCTGTTTGGCCTGTCGGGACGGAACCTGGGTATTGTCCTCCTGATCGTGGCGGCAGCAATGACGCTCTGGAGTATGGTCGGTTACTTACGCATCGCCTGGCCCAGCTTGATGGCCAGCGACGTTCGTCTTGACAAGGACCGGTGA
- a CDS encoding DUF971 domain-containing protein — protein MSEPRTQPLEIRPLMVSRIMEVDWADGHTSRLTFEYLRVECPCAECKGHTPDQAQVITGKEDVRIVDVAPVGNYAVQLHFSDGHNTGIFTWGYLRMLDNE, from the coding sequence ATGTCTGAGCCCCGTACCCAGCCCCTGGAGATTCGTCCCCTCATGGTCAGTCGCATCATGGAGGTAGATTGGGCTGACGGTCACACCAGCCGTCTGACCTTTGAATACCTGCGGGTGGAATGTCCCTGCGCGGAGTGTAAGGGGCACACACCCGATCAGGCGCAAGTGATTACTGGCAAAGAGGACGTGCGCATTGTGGACGTGGCCCCGGTGGGTAACTACGCGGTGCAACTGCATTTCAGCGACGGTCACAATACGGGGATTTTTACCTGGGGGTATCTGCGCATGCTGGATAATGAATGA
- a CDS encoding septum formation initiator family protein, protein MGYWARVRNSIGTAKAEMRLADFMLLAVLCALQYPLWFGSGSWWNVVDLHQKLEGKQVVLKQLEDRNDLLVAQVKSLQTGSHAVEELARRHLGMVSKGEVFVWVIPAKATPSSMNLTTQVS, encoded by the coding sequence ATGGGTTATTGGGCGCGCGTAAGAAATAGCATAGGTACTGCTAAGGCAGAAATGCGCCTCGCGGACTTTATGCTTCTAGCCGTGCTGTGTGCCTTGCAATATCCGCTTTGGTTTGGTTCCGGAAGCTGGTGGAATGTTGTGGACCTGCACCAGAAACTGGAAGGCAAGCAGGTGGTTTTGAAGCAGCTAGAGGATCGTAATGACCTTCTGGTGGCGCAGGTGAAGAGCCTGCAAACGGGAAGCCATGCTGTTGAAGAGTTAGCCCGACGTCATTTGGGGATGGTTAGCAAGGGAGAGGTGTTTGTCTGGGTGATCCCGGCCAAAGCCACTCCCAGCAGTATGAACCTGACTACCCAGGTGTCCTGA
- the eno gene encoding phosphopyruvate hydratase, translating to MNAIVRIQAREVLDSRGNPTVEAEVHLENGAMGRAIVPSGASTGEREAVELRDGGQRYGGKGVRKAVEHVNGEIQDALLGMEAEEQEHIDAALCALDGTENKARLGANAILSVSLATAHAAAHAAGQPLYRYIGGLGPLQLPVPMMNVINGGAHADNDVDMQEFMLIPAGAESFSEALQMGVEVFHSLKAVLQSRGLATTVGDEGGFAPNLPSNEAALELLMDAISKAGYQPGKDIWLGMDVASSEFYRDGRYHLASEKRELNSAQFVAYLEALADRYPLISIEDGMDQNDWEGWIMLTDRLGDRLQLVGDDIFVTNTTILREGIERGVANSILIKLNQIGTLSETLAAIEMAKTHSYTAIVSHRSGETEDTTLADVAVATGCGQIKTGSLSRTDRVAKYNRLLRIEEDLGDAARYPGLATFYNLD from the coding sequence ATGAACGCCATCGTTCGCATTCAAGCCCGTGAAGTTCTCGATTCGCGTGGTAACCCCACCGTGGAAGCCGAAGTCCATCTCGAAAATGGTGCCATGGGTCGTGCTATCGTGCCCAGTGGCGCCTCGACCGGTGAGCGCGAGGCGGTAGAATTGCGCGACGGTGGTCAGCGCTATGGCGGCAAAGGGGTGCGTAAGGCCGTTGAACATGTCAATGGCGAAATCCAGGATGCACTCCTCGGCATGGAAGCCGAAGAGCAGGAGCACATCGATGCTGCACTCTGCGCGCTGGATGGCACCGAAAACAAGGCACGCCTCGGCGCTAATGCGATTCTGAGTGTCTCGCTGGCAACGGCCCACGCTGCCGCCCATGCCGCTGGTCAGCCCCTGTATCGTTATATTGGTGGTCTGGGCCCACTACAGTTGCCCGTCCCCATGATGAATGTCATCAATGGCGGAGCCCATGCCGATAATGACGTGGACATGCAGGAATTTATGCTGATCCCGGCGGGTGCGGAGTCTTTCTCTGAGGCTTTGCAGATGGGGGTGGAGGTGTTCCACAGCCTTAAGGCTGTGCTGCAATCGCGCGGGCTGGCAACGACAGTCGGTGACGAGGGCGGCTTCGCTCCGAATCTGCCTTCCAACGAGGCGGCACTGGAATTGCTCATGGACGCCATCAGCAAGGCGGGTTATCAACCGGGCAAAGATATCTGGCTGGGTATGGACGTAGCCTCCAGTGAGTTTTATCGGGATGGGCGCTATCATCTGGCCAGCGAAAAGCGCGAACTCAACAGCGCGCAATTCGTAGCTTACCTGGAGGCACTGGCCGATCGTTATCCGCTGATCAGTATTGAAGATGGCATGGATCAGAATGACTGGGAAGGCTGGATCATGCTGACCGACCGTCTCGGCGATCGTTTGCAGTTGGTGGGTGATGACATTTTCGTGACGAATACGACCATTCTGCGCGAGGGCATTGAGCGCGGCGTCGCCAATAGCATCCTCATTAAACTGAATCAGATCGGTACCTTATCGGAAACCCTGGCAGCCATTGAAATGGCAAAAACCCATAGCTATACGGCTATCGTTTCGCACCGCTCCGGAGAGACCGAGGACACCACATTGGCGGATGTTGCGGTAGCTACCGGTTGTGGTCAGATTAAAACGGGTTCTTTGTCGCGCACGGATCGGGTTGCAAAGTACAACCGTTTGTTGCGTATTGAGGAGGATTTGGGTGACGCGGCTCGTTATCCCGGACTTGCAACTTTTTATAATCTCGACTAA